In Sporosarcina psychrophila, a genomic segment contains:
- a CDS encoding SDR family oxidoreductase, with protein sequence MRTHFFTGFPGFIATQLIKELVRVGEVRKVYVVVQSSQAGLAKEKATSIMREMNVTFPFEILVGDITQPGLGMAQQTIKDLHEEKLTVWHLAAIYDLAVKAEIAWKVNVGGTRQVIEFVRTHPSIERIVYFSTAYVAGKREGKLLETELIRPTSFKNHYEETKFEAELLVEELKKEAAVTIIRPGIVRGHSKTGETIKFDGPYFFMNMIDKLRWMPIIPYVGKTRTCINVVPIDYIIEASVYLSNHIGATGKTVHLTDPTPHPIEEIYCAMVVELTGKKPKGRLPRLLAERGLASIRLQRRLGVEAETLDYMMWDATFDTTVAEELLQGSDIQCADFLASIPSMTAFYEKNKKNSDYHIKIG encoded by the coding sequence ATGAGAACTCATTTTTTTACCGGCTTTCCTGGATTTATTGCTACGCAATTGATAAAAGAATTGGTACGTGTTGGAGAAGTGAGGAAGGTTTACGTAGTCGTTCAATCTAGCCAAGCTGGTCTCGCAAAGGAAAAAGCTACATCTATTATGAGAGAAATGAATGTTACTTTTCCGTTTGAAATTCTGGTCGGGGATATTACGCAACCAGGACTTGGGATGGCGCAGCAGACGATTAAAGATTTGCACGAGGAAAAGTTAACTGTGTGGCATCTCGCCGCCATATATGATCTCGCGGTAAAAGCTGAAATTGCTTGGAAGGTAAATGTTGGGGGGACGAGACAAGTTATTGAATTTGTCCGTACTCATCCTTCTATTGAGCGGATCGTGTATTTTAGTACAGCGTATGTTGCAGGAAAACGAGAGGGTAAGTTGCTTGAAACTGAGCTGATTCGTCCGACTTCTTTTAAAAATCATTATGAAGAAACCAAATTTGAAGCGGAACTACTTGTGGAAGAACTGAAGAAGGAGGCAGCCGTGACTATTATCCGACCTGGAATTGTACGAGGCCACTCGAAAACTGGGGAGACGATTAAGTTTGACGGGCCATATTTCTTTATGAATATGATCGATAAATTGCGATGGATGCCAATTATTCCTTACGTGGGGAAAACGCGGACATGCATAAATGTTGTGCCGATTGATTATATAATCGAGGCTTCAGTGTATTTATCCAATCACATAGGAGCTACTGGTAAAACGGTTCATTTAACGGATCCTACACCGCACCCGATTGAAGAGATTTACTGCGCAATGGTCGTTGAATTGACAGGCAAAAAGCCTAAGGGAAGATTGCCGCGGCTTCTTGCAGAAAGAGGCCTTGCCTCAATCCGCTTACAGCGTAGACTTGGCGTGGAGGCAGAAACACTGGATTATATGATGTGGGATGCCACTTTCGATACGACAGTTGCAGAGGAGCTACTGCAAGGAAGCGATATACAATGTGCTGATTTCCTAGCCTCGATTCCATCCATGACCGCATTTTATGAAAAGAATAAGAAAAATAGCGATTATCATATAAAAATCGGGTAA
- a CDS encoding TerC family protein: MEAILLEYAWVLVVLIVLEGLLAADNAVVMAVMVKHLPREQQRKALFYGLLGAFVFRFAALFMITFLVNIWQIQALGAIYLLFISIKNIMDQRKVEDTHPDAKKRKQSGFWMTVVKVELADIAFALDSMLAAVALAVTLPKLGNFDIGGINGGQFIVMLLGGIIGLVIMRFAARQFVVLLQKFPTLETAAFLIVGWVGVKLAVLTLSHPGLGILDESFPHSTLWQVTFWIVLVGIALSGYLAGVRNNKKKA, from the coding sequence TTGGAAGCAATATTATTGGAATATGCATGGGTACTCGTTGTACTTATCGTACTAGAAGGATTACTGGCAGCAGATAATGCCGTTGTTATGGCGGTCATGGTCAAGCATTTACCGCGTGAACAGCAAAGGAAAGCACTTTTTTACGGTTTATTAGGAGCGTTTGTCTTCCGCTTTGCAGCCTTGTTCATGATTACGTTCCTAGTGAATATTTGGCAAATTCAAGCACTCGGAGCAATCTACTTATTGTTCATTTCCATTAAGAATATTATGGATCAGCGAAAAGTTGAGGATACACATCCTGATGCTAAAAAACGTAAGCAGTCTGGTTTTTGGATGACTGTTGTGAAAGTCGAACTTGCGGATATCGCATTTGCGCTCGATTCGATGTTGGCGGCGGTTGCACTTGCTGTAACGTTGCCTAAGCTTGGTAACTTCGATATAGGTGGCATTAACGGTGGACAATTCATCGTCATGTTATTGGGTGGTATTATTGGCTTAGTGATCATGCGATTTGCTGCACGTCAATTCGTTGTTCTTTTGCAAAAGTTTCCTACCTTGGAAACAGCAGCATTTCTTATTGTTGGATGGGTCGGTGTCAAATTGGCTGTGCTTACACTGTCACATCCAGGCTTGGGAATCCTCGATGAAAGCTTCCCACATTCAACTTTATGGCAAGTGACATTCTGGATTGTTCTTGTTGGAATAGCGCTAAGTGGCTACTTGGCTGGGGTTAGAAATAACAAAAAGAAAGCATAA